One window of the Marinilactibacillus sp. Marseille-P9653 genome contains the following:
- the spxB gene encoding pyruvate oxidase: MTSGKTKVSTASLKVLEGWGIDTIYGIPSGTLAPLMESLGEQKDTDIKFIQVKHEEVGAMAAVMQSKFGGNIAVCVGSGGPGASHLINGLYDAAMDNTPVLAILGSRPQKELNMDAFQELNQNPMFASIAVYNRRAAYAEQVPKMIDDAIRTAISKRGVSVIELPGDFGYHEIDNDAFYSSGHSYRDYVSPALNEADIDAAVELLNNAKRPAIYAGVGTMGHGPAVQELSRKLKAPVITTGKNFETFEYDFEALTGSTYRVGWKPANETVKEADTILFVGSNFPFAEIEGTFSNTETFIQIDNNPTMLGKRHNADVAILGDAGEAVHSLLEKVTAVPESAWWNANLKNIQNWRDYMTKLETKESGALQLYQVYNAINKYADEDAIYSIDVGNSTQTSIRHLHMTPKNMWRTSPLFATMGIGLPGGIGAKNVYPDRQVFNIMGDGAFSMNYQDIVTNVRYNMPVINIVFTNTEYAFIKNKYEDTNTNTFGTDFTDVDYAKIGEAQGAVGFTVSRIEDVDQVMADAVKAYKEGKTVVVDCKITKDRPIPVETLKLDSTLYSAEEINDYKAKYEAEELVPFSEFLKAEGLESKVAK; encoded by the coding sequence ATGACAAGTGGAAAAACTAAAGTCAGTACAGCTTCACTAAAAGTTTTAGAAGGATGGGGAATTGATACAATTTATGGAATTCCTTCAGGAACGTTAGCTCCTTTAATGGAATCTTTAGGTGAGCAAAAAGATACTGATATTAAATTTATTCAAGTAAAACATGAAGAAGTTGGCGCAATGGCAGCTGTAATGCAAAGCAAATTTGGCGGAAACATCGCTGTTTGTGTTGGATCAGGTGGTCCTGGGGCTTCTCACTTAATCAATGGTCTTTACGATGCAGCAATGGATAACACGCCTGTTTTAGCTATTTTAGGATCTCGTCCTCAAAAAGAGTTAAACATGGATGCATTCCAAGAATTGAACCAAAATCCAATGTTCGCAAGTATTGCAGTATACAACCGCCGTGCGGCTTATGCTGAACAAGTACCAAAAATGATTGACGATGCAATCCGTACTGCTATCTCTAAACGCGGTGTATCGGTAATCGAACTACCTGGTGATTTCGGTTACCACGAAATCGATAACGATGCATTCTACTCTTCAGGTCACAGCTACCGTGATTATGTATCTCCAGCACTTAACGAAGCGGATATTGACGCTGCAGTTGAATTATTAAACAATGCTAAACGTCCTGCAATTTACGCGGGTGTCGGAACAATGGGACACGGTCCAGCTGTTCAAGAATTATCTCGTAAACTTAAAGCGCCAGTCATTACAACTGGTAAAAACTTTGAAACTTTTGAGTATGATTTTGAAGCGTTGACTGGTTCAACATACCGTGTAGGTTGGAAACCAGCTAACGAAACAGTTAAAGAAGCAGATACAATCTTATTCGTTGGATCAAACTTCCCGTTTGCTGAAATTGAAGGTACATTCTCAAACACTGAAACCTTCATCCAAATTGATAACAACCCAACAATGCTTGGTAAACGTCACAATGCAGATGTTGCGATTCTTGGAGATGCAGGCGAAGCAGTTCACTCATTACTTGAAAAAGTAACAGCTGTTCCAGAATCAGCTTGGTGGAATGCTAACTTGAAAAATATTCAAAACTGGCGTGACTACATGACTAAGTTGGAAACAAAAGAAAGTGGCGCGTTACAACTTTATCAAGTATACAATGCAATCAACAAATACGCTGATGAAGATGCAATTTACTCAATCGATGTTGGGAACTCTACTCAAACATCTATCCGTCACTTACACATGACACCTAAGAATATGTGGAGAACTTCTCCATTGTTTGCGACTATGGGAATCGGACTTCCTGGTGGTATTGGTGCTAAAAACGTGTATCCTGATCGTCAAGTCTTTAACATCATGGGTGATGGTGCGTTCTCAATGAACTATCAAGATATCGTTACTAACGTACGTTACAACATGCCTGTTATCAACATCGTATTCACGAACACTGAATATGCATTTATCAAGAACAAATACGAAGATACAAATACAAATACTTTCGGTACTGATTTTACTGATGTAGACTACGCAAAAATTGGGGAAGCTCAAGGTGCAGTTGGTTTCACAGTAAGCCGTATTGAAGATGTAGACCAAGTAATGGCTGATGCTGTTAAAGCTTATAAAGAAGGCAAAACAGTCGTTGTAGATTGTAAAATTACAAAAGACCGTCCAATTCCAGTTGAAACACTGAAATTAGACTCAACATTGTATAGTGCAGAAGAAATTAACGATTATAAAGCGAAATATGAAGCTGAAGAATTGGTACCATTCAGTGAATTCTTAAAAGCTGAAGGTCTTGAATCTAAAGTAGCTAAGTAA
- a CDS encoding amidase yields MSEQTNWIEEKTIKTLQKALESGELTSRKLVLTYLKRISELDSAEPNLNSIIEVNPDALYLADKLDTERKEGKVRGPLHGLPVVIKDNIDTHDNMHTSAGSLLLKDHVAKEDAFIVKQLRKAGAILLGKANLTEWANFIAEDMPTGYSSRGGQTLNPYGKDFMVGGSSAGTGAAIASSLAVVGIGTETSGSILSPASQNSLVGVKPTVGLISRSGIIPISHTQDTAGPMTRTVEDAAVLLSVIQGKDENDPVTCTGPSTEIDYTNHLKKDGLKGKRIGIARKPYFDYVEKDKQQLMDQAIEQLKAQGAEIIENIEVPSANENWDINVMLYEFKPALEAYLKTVDSSLGLKTLNDLINGNRNLGSKDLKYGQALFYQAAATSGQLTESAYLDSLIFDQEQSREKGIDAALEKDQLDAFVTPNNAGAMIPAKAGYPSITVPAGYTTDGEPVGITFTASAYAEPTLFECAYGYEQATNCRKAPQF; encoded by the coding sequence ATGAGTGAACAGACAAATTGGATTGAAGAAAAAACAATTAAAACTTTACAAAAAGCATTGGAATCAGGAGAACTCACTTCTAGAAAATTAGTTTTGACTTATCTGAAACGCATATCAGAACTTGATTCTGCAGAACCAAATTTAAATAGTATTATTGAAGTGAACCCAGATGCCTTGTACTTAGCGGACAAATTGGATACAGAAAGAAAAGAAGGAAAAGTTAGAGGGCCTTTACACGGCTTACCTGTAGTGATCAAAGATAATATTGATACGCATGACAATATGCATACTTCGGCGGGTTCTTTACTCTTAAAAGATCATGTTGCAAAAGAAGATGCGTTTATCGTTAAGCAACTAAGAAAAGCGGGCGCTATCCTATTAGGAAAAGCGAATCTGACAGAATGGGCTAATTTTATCGCAGAAGATATGCCAACTGGATACAGTTCTCGCGGTGGACAAACATTAAATCCTTACGGTAAAGACTTTATGGTCGGAGGATCAAGTGCTGGTACTGGAGCCGCTATTGCTTCAAGTTTAGCGGTAGTCGGAATCGGTACAGAGACTTCGGGATCCATTCTAAGTCCAGCAAGTCAGAACTCACTTGTAGGCGTTAAGCCAACTGTTGGATTAATCAGTCGCAGTGGCATTATTCCAATTTCTCACACGCAAGATACTGCTGGACCAATGACACGAACAGTTGAAGATGCAGCGGTTTTGCTTTCGGTCATACAAGGGAAAGATGAAAACGATCCAGTGACATGTACTGGTCCATCAACAGAAATAGACTATACAAATCATCTTAAAAAAGATGGTCTAAAAGGAAAACGAATCGGAATTGCGCGCAAACCTTATTTTGACTATGTAGAAAAAGATAAGCAACAATTGATGGATCAAGCGATAGAGCAATTAAAGGCACAAGGCGCTGAAATTATTGAAAACATTGAAGTTCCTTCCGCTAATGAAAACTGGGATATCAATGTAATGCTATATGAGTTCAAACCCGCACTAGAAGCTTACTTGAAGACAGTAGATTCAAGCCTTGGCTTAAAAACGTTGAACGACTTGATTAATGGTAACCGGAATCTAGGAAGTAAAGATTTGAAATATGGACAAGCCCTATTCTATCAGGCTGCTGCAACAAGTGGACAGCTAACGGAGTCAGCGTATTTAGATAGTTTGATTTTTGACCAAGAACAGTCAAGAGAAAAAGGTATCGATGCCGCTCTTGAAAAGGATCAATTGGACGCATTTGTCACACCAAATAATGCAGGTGCAATGATACCGGCTAAAGCTGGCTATCCATCTATTACAGTTCCGGCTGGATACACAACGGATGGTGAACCTGTTGGTATAACATTCACAGCAAGTGCTTATGCTGAGCCAACTCTATTTGAATGTGCTTATGGCTATGAACAAGCGACAAATTGCCGAAAAGCACCTCAGTTTTAG
- a CDS encoding GNAT family N-acetyltransferase, whose translation MTDDLETLAEFMDGSYYSAKDQNQKLMGFLCFGKNAQVPGGVKAEAYSNKQLTDLGIGMNPKFTGRVLEEAFIQEAIEFGREQLQIRGYRLSVAEFNLRAIKVYERVGFEKKQVFENREAKNKTNFVLMEKSNNF comes from the coding sequence ATGACAGATGATTTGGAGACTTTGGCAGAATTTATGGATGGTTCTTACTACAGTGCTAAAGATCAAAATCAAAAGTTGATGGGATTTTTATGTTTTGGAAAAAATGCGCAAGTACCTGGAGGAGTGAAGGCAGAAGCTTACTCAAATAAGCAGCTTACTGACTTAGGAATAGGAATGAATCCAAAGTTTACTGGCAGAGTTTTAGAAGAAGCATTTATTCAAGAAGCAATAGAGTTTGGACGAGAACAATTACAAATAAGAGGCTATCGATTAAGTGTAGCGGAATTCAACTTGCGAGCAATCAAAGTGTATGAGCGAGTAGGCTTTGAAAAAAAGCAAGTCTTTGAAAACCGAGAAGCTAAAAATAAAACCAACTTTGTATTAATGGAAAAAAGTAACAACTTTTAA
- a CDS encoding 6-phospho-beta-glucosidase — MGFREDFLWGGATAANQLEGGYDQDGRGLANVDVVPVGEDRGPIITGQVKHFDFDDEHFYPAKGAIDHYNRYKEDIALFGEMGFKTYRLSIAWTRIFPNGDETEPNEAGLKFYEDLFKECHKYGIEPLVTITHFDCPMHLIKEYGGWRNRKMVGFYENLCRAIFSRYKGLVKYWLTFNEINMILHAPFMGAGLAFEEGENQKQVKYQAAHHELVASALATKIAHEVDPNNQVGCMLAAGKYYPNTPNPEDVFAAQQEDHENYFFIDVQSRGQYPAYAIKELEREGIEIPFEEGDKELLMENTVDFISFSYYSSRVASGDPKVNEKTAGNIFASIKNPYLEASEWGWQIDPLGLRITMNDIYDRYQKPLFIVENGLGAVDEPDENGYVEDDYRISYMAEHIKAMKDAVELDGIDLMGYTSWGCIDLVSAGTGEMKKRYGFIYVDRDNDGNGTLKRTKKKSFDWYKKVIASNGEDVSNG, encoded by the coding sequence ATGGGATTTAGAGAAGACTTTTTATGGGGCGGCGCTACGGCAGCCAATCAACTTGAAGGTGGATACGATCAAGACGGACGTGGACTAGCAAACGTAGATGTTGTGCCTGTCGGAGAAGACCGTGGACCGATTATCACTGGACAAGTAAAACATTTTGATTTCGATGATGAACATTTCTATCCAGCAAAAGGTGCAATCGATCACTACAATCGTTATAAAGAAGATATCGCCCTGTTTGGAGAAATGGGCTTCAAAACCTATCGTCTTTCAATCGCATGGACTCGTATTTTCCCGAACGGTGACGAAACAGAACCCAATGAAGCAGGTTTAAAATTCTATGAAGATTTATTTAAAGAGTGTCACAAATACGGAATCGAGCCATTAGTAACGATCACTCACTTTGACTGCCCGATGCACTTAATCAAAGAGTATGGTGGCTGGCGTAACCGTAAGATGGTTGGCTTCTACGAAAACCTTTGCCGTGCGATTTTCTCACGCTACAAAGGTCTTGTAAAATACTGGTTAACATTCAATGAAATCAACATGATCCTACACGCACCATTCATGGGAGCTGGACTAGCCTTTGAAGAAGGCGAAAACCAGAAACAAGTGAAATATCAAGCAGCTCACCACGAGTTAGTGGCTAGTGCTTTAGCAACTAAAATAGCGCACGAAGTAGACCCTAACAACCAAGTAGGTTGTATGCTTGCTGCCGGTAAATACTATCCAAATACACCGAATCCAGAAGACGTATTTGCAGCGCAACAAGAAGATCACGAAAACTACTTCTTTATTGACGTACAGTCTCGTGGACAATATCCTGCGTATGCGATTAAAGAACTTGAACGTGAAGGCATCGAGATTCCATTTGAAGAAGGCGATAAAGAACTATTGATGGAAAACACAGTAGACTTTATTTCATTCTCATACTACTCTTCTCGTGTAGCTTCTGGAGATCCTAAAGTAAATGAGAAAACAGCTGGAAATATTTTTGCTTCAATCAAAAACCCATACTTGGAAGCAAGTGAATGGGGATGGCAAATCGATCCACTTGGACTTCGCATTACAATGAACGATATTTATGATCGTTATCAAAAACCATTATTCATTGTAGAAAATGGATTAGGTGCTGTTGATGAGCCAGACGAAAATGGATATGTTGAAGATGATTACCGTATTTCTTACATGGCTGAACACATCAAAGCGATGAAAGATGCTGTTGAATTAGATGGTATTGATTTGATGGGGTACACTTCTTGGGGCTGTATCGACCTTGTAAGCGCCGGAACCGGAGAAATGAAAAAACGTTATGGTTTCATATACGTTGACCGTGATAACGATGGCAACGGAACGTTGAAACGTACGAAGAAAAAATCATTTGACTGGTATAAAAAAGTCATTGCTTCTAATGGTGAAGACGTTAGTAACGGATAA
- a CDS encoding DUF2200 domain-containing protein, which produces MAEHKIYSMSFGKVYPLYIKKVERKNRTKLEVDQIICWLTGYDTIRLKQIVEEEKDFRTFFKEAPQLNPNREQIKGMICGVRIEEIEEPLMQEIRYMDKLIDELAKGKKMEVILRS; this is translated from the coding sequence ATGGCTGAACATAAAATTTATTCAATGAGTTTTGGAAAAGTTTATCCACTCTATATAAAAAAGGTAGAGCGAAAAAACCGTACTAAATTAGAAGTAGACCAGATTATTTGTTGGTTAACGGGATATGATACTATTCGATTAAAGCAAATAGTAGAAGAAGAAAAGGACTTTCGAACCTTTTTCAAAGAAGCGCCTCAACTGAATCCGAATAGAGAGCAAATCAAAGGGATGATTTGCGGCGTTAGAATAGAAGAAATCGAAGAACCGCTTATGCAAGAAATTAGATATATGGACAAACTGATCGATGAATTAGCAAAAGGTAAAAAGATGGAAGTTATTTTGCGATCATAG
- a CDS encoding NAD(P)/FAD-dependent oxidoreductase, whose amino-acid sequence MAHYDVLVVGGGTSGMMAAISAAEAGAKVAVVEKNKLLGRKLLVTGNGRCNVTNNRDKEEIITHIPGNGRFLYSAFYQYDNYDIMKFFRSNGIALKEEDHGRMFPTTDKSRTIVDALKRIMDEQKIEVFLNAPVETVLYEDGKAQGVLLKDGRTLFSKSVILSTGGRAMPKTGSTGDGYQWAKKAGHTLKPLYPTEVPITSDEPFIEERVLQGLALRDADMSVLNKKGKPAISHRMDMIFTHFGISGPAVLRCSMFVHQVMKRDKTDHATIKIDALPDQSVGELRQDMAKLIKDAGDKSVKNSLKGLVPERYLLFGLERLNIEDNMPLKQLTPTQIDSIIAFFKDFQFTVNGSLPIEKAFVTGGGVDTKEVNPKTLESKKMQNLYFTGEILDYNGYTGGYNITGAFITGRVAGMHAAKATLAVAQ is encoded by the coding sequence ATGGCTCACTACGATGTACTCGTCGTTGGAGGCGGAACAAGCGGTATGATGGCTGCCATCTCAGCTGCAGAAGCTGGTGCCAAAGTCGCTGTCGTTGAAAAAAACAAATTACTGGGTAGAAAACTCTTAGTAACGGGAAATGGTCGCTGTAACGTGACAAATAACCGTGACAAAGAAGAAATCATCACCCATATCCCTGGAAACGGCCGCTTTTTATATAGCGCGTTCTACCAATATGACAATTATGATATTATGAAATTTTTCCGATCAAATGGTATTGCTTTAAAAGAAGAAGATCATGGAAGAATGTTTCCAACCACTGATAAATCCAGAACGATCGTTGATGCTTTGAAACGAATCATGGATGAACAAAAAATCGAAGTCTTCTTGAATGCCCCTGTAGAAACGGTCCTATATGAAGATGGAAAAGCGCAAGGTGTTCTACTAAAAGATGGACGTACACTCTTTTCAAAAAGTGTGATCTTATCTACCGGTGGACGTGCCATGCCAAAAACAGGCTCAACTGGAGATGGCTACCAATGGGCTAAAAAAGCTGGACATACATTGAAACCTTTGTATCCAACTGAAGTCCCCATCACCTCAGACGAACCGTTTATAGAAGAAAGAGTTTTACAAGGGCTAGCTTTAAGAGACGCGGATATGAGCGTACTGAACAAAAAAGGTAAGCCGGCGATTTCACATCGTATGGATATGATCTTTACCCACTTTGGGATATCTGGTCCTGCCGTTCTTCGCTGCTCGATGTTCGTTCACCAAGTAATGAAGAGAGACAAAACGGACCACGCGACCATCAAAATTGATGCATTACCGGATCAATCTGTTGGAGAGCTCAGACAAGATATGGCTAAACTAATCAAAGATGCCGGAGATAAAAGCGTGAAAAATTCGCTTAAAGGACTCGTTCCTGAGCGTTATCTCTTATTTGGATTAGAAAGACTGAATATCGAAGACAATATGCCTTTAAAACAGTTAACGCCGACTCAAATTGATTCCATCATTGCCTTTTTCAAAGACTTCCAGTTCACAGTGAACGGTTCTCTTCCTATAGAGAAAGCATTTGTTACCGGTGGTGGTGTCGATACGAAAGAAGTGAATCCGAAAACTCTGGAAAGTAAAAAGATGCAGAATCTTTACTT
- a CDS encoding GFA family protein has product MEQVKGTCLCGETVMTVTELGNHVTACHCKMCRKQNASAAFFTEEVAGENLTFNQEETISVYPSSEWAERGFCNRCGTFLFYRYRKEKQAYLNIELFDELVKEVHFGEEIFYGNKPDYYEFANTTEKQI; this is encoded by the coding sequence ATGGAACAAGTTAAAGGAACTTGTCTATGTGGGGAGACGGTCATGACCGTTACAGAACTTGGAAATCATGTAACGGCTTGTCACTGTAAAATGTGTAGAAAACAAAATGCTTCTGCGGCATTTTTCACTGAAGAAGTAGCGGGAGAAAACCTGACATTTAACCAAGAAGAAACAATCAGTGTTTATCCTTCTTCAGAATGGGCTGAGCGAGGTTTCTGTAATCGATGCGGAACATTTTTGTTTTATCGTTATCGTAAAGAGAAACAGGCCTATTTGAATATCGAACTCTTTGATGAACTAGTAAAAGAAGTACATTTTGGAGAAGAGATTTTTTATGGAAATAAACCAGATTACTATGAATTTGCGAATACTACAGAAAAACAGATTTAA